The DNA segment CGGAAATAATTCTAATAATAAAGGCATGAAAGCCGTCTGAGTCCTTTTTCCCAAGTGAGTTAAAATCCTTTTCGAGACCCACTGCATTACCGTTATCATCAACACCGATGAAGAGAATACCTCCATCGGAGTTCATAAATCCGGCTATGGTTTTAATTATGACTTTTTCTAGTTCTTTGTTTGTCTTGTTTTCTCGATAGTCCCATCTTGCGCTGGATTTAAACTCCAAGTGTTGGCTTTCTGGTTTCAATAAGAGTGCACGGGCTGCTTTAAGCTCGATTTCCTGATTTGAAAGTTTTTTGTCTATCATCACCGTTTTGATATAAGAGCGCAAATTTGCCGCACGGAATATAAACGCAAGCCCTCCAAAAAGAAAATACACTATGAAGTGAGTTGCTGTATAGAAATGATGTTGCTCCATGCTGGATTTGCCAGATTGTATATTTTGCAATAAGCCCGAAAACCAATTGCCGGCATTGGAGCCTAAAAAAATAGTCGGTTCCACAAGCGGAATAACAAAAAGAACCCATAACACCATATATAAAACAGAGCAATAAACTGCTAGAATAAGAGAAAATTTGGGCATAAAAGGCATAAAAACAAGCCCAAAGAAGACCACCGATACAAACATCCAACCGTAGGCGTTGTATTCAACGCCGAAATTCGAGACGTCCTTAGCCACTCCCCAGCTTAGTATAAAGAATATAGTCAATACAAGAAGAGAATAATCTAATCGCTCGATAGAAAAAAGTCTTCGAACAATAATTATAGCTGCAAAAAAGGCGAATATTATAAGAAGAGTCTTTATCAATTCGAAGGTGCTGATATTGGAAAAAAGGCTAAGCGCTAACATTAAAAGGCTAAGTGCAGTAACAGCAATAATTATCAAAGACAGCGATGCAGTTGCTTGCTTGTAAAACGTGCTTTTGAGCTTTGGGTCTATTGTTTGGACATTTGGAAAGAAGAAATCTTTAAATGAATCAAAGCTGATTTCTCGCGGCAAAAGATGTTGTTTTTCGTTTTTCATTCAAATAAATAATATGTTTATTTTGCCTTATTGCAAAACTTAAGCCAAAACACTGGATATTCTTTAAAAATAATTGCAATCAAAATTAATTTACAGATTATAGATTTCGTCACTATCGAAAAAACAATAAATTTTTTTTGGCAAGTTTTATAAAATTACTATTTCACTTGACGAAACCGACAAGCAAGGTATATTCGAAGGAAATGGAGGTTTCGTATGCGTAATGCTATTATCATTCTTATGGCGCTGTCTATAGCGTGCTTTTCGGCAAATTCAATTCTGGTTTATAGTTTTAAATCGACTAGCCTCGACCAAGGAACGGTAGAGGCCGTCAAGGAGATTTTAAAGGCTGAACTAACCGATAATGGTTATTCAGCTCGCGAAGCCGGAGAAGAGGTTTGCAACGATGCCGCATGTGCATCTGCCGGTGCGATTGAATATAACGTCGATCAAGCGCTTTACGGCAGCCTAGCTAAACTGGGCGAAAAAATAATCGTGAATATGTATATCGTGGATCGCGATGGCAATAATGTTCATTCCGATAAGCTTACATCGGAAACGGTCGAGGATCTCGATATAGTTATCTCGCGTCTTGTTAAAGGTTTCGTTGAAGGAGTCCCCTCTGGGGAGACCATAGACAAAATGAATGTAACCGCAACCGAAGCAAAAGAACCTGTTAGAAGGAAGAATTTCTATACAATCGGAGTGAAAATCGGATACCGTTTTCCGCTTGCCGAGAGTTACGGGAAAGAGCAGATGTGGCAGTATGAGGGCATGGCCATGTATGAATTAGAAAGCATGTTTGTCGAGGGTCGAGGCTATGGTTGCTCCGGCGGCGATGCTGCGGCTTTCGGTCTTTCTGTTGGGTTATACTATATTTTTGCTCCTCAGGATTTCTCGCCCTATGTTGGTGGTTCAGCTGGTATCGAATGGGTCATGAATATGCCATATGTCGAGGAAGAGGGTGATAGCTCATGGGTTGCCGGTGGAGCCAGTGGGGACGGCCCAGCTATCTCGTTGGGAGGTGGCCTCATTGCATTCCAGACTTATGATTTTCGGTTAATGTTAGATGTTCGTTACACAATGGTATTCCTCGGTGAAGCCGATGTCGATTTCGATGACTGGTCTGTCGATTCAGAAAAAGAGAACATGGGCACTGAGCACAGCATCGCGATCACAATCGGTATTTCACGCAGAGACATCGGTGAGAACCGCAGTTCTAGCCTTTGCTGTATGCCGTGGTAAATGGAAGGTTCTAATTTTGATGGTGGATAGAGGCGACAGCGTCGCCCCTGCCTGCAAAAATGAAAGGCGGCCTTTAAAGGCCGCCTTTCATTTTAATCGATTATGGAATCTCTAGATTACTAGTTGTTTTCGCAAGAACAACTAGTAATCACAGGGAACCATGTTCGTGAGCACTTCCTCGATAATTGCTTTAGCCCTGTCTAAATCAGCTTTCTCGACATTGAGGCTTGGACGGAAACGCACGGAATGAGTGCCACACGGCAATACTATCATTCCCATATCCATGCAAGCCGAAAGGAATTTGGCCCTGCATTCAGCATCGGGAAGATCGAATGCGCACATCAGGCCAGCGCCACGGGCATTGGTTACAAAGTCACATTTGGATTGAATAATCTTTAGGTTATTCAATAAAATTTCGCCCATCTTAGTAGCGTTTTCCAGAAGGTTGTCCTCCTCGATGATCTCGAGGTATTTTCTGCAACGAACCATATCTGTGAGATTGCCACCCCATGTGGAGTTGATTCTGCTCGACTCGACAAATACATTGTTCTCAACCTCATCTATTCTCGGGCCAGCAATTATTCCGCAAACTTGCGCTTTCTTACCGAAACAGATGATATCCGGTTTGACGCCGTGGTTTTGCCATGCCCACATCTTTCCAGTTATTCCCATGCCGCTTTGGACCTCGTCGAAAACAAGCATTACATCATATTTGTCGCAAAGCTCGCGGACTGCTTTAAAGAACTCAGGTCTGAAATGATTATCGCCGCCCTCGCCCTGTATTGGCTCCATAATGAACGCACAGATGCCATCGGTATCGGCCTTAAAGGCGGCCTCGAGTTCGGAGATAGTCTTTTTCTCGACCTCGATGGTATCTTTGAGGTTATCACCTTCTAGCGGGAATTTTGCCGCAGGTATCGAGACACGCGGCCAGTCGAATGAAGCAAAATACATATATTTGCGCGGATCGGCTGTGTTTGTGAGACTGAGTGTATAACCTGTTCTTCCATGGAATGCTTGAGCAAGGTGTGCCACCTTCGTGCCAATGGGCCTTTTTTCGGTTCCGACGCCTTTTGCCAAGTTTTTACGCACTTTCCAGTCCATTGCGGATTTAAGTGCATTTTCCACTGCAAGCCCACCGCCAGCAACTATAAATAAATGCTCGAAGCCCTCCGGCATGGCCACTCGTTGGAAAGTTGCGACAAACTTCGCCATTTCAACAGTATAGAGATCCGAATTTGATGGATTGTGTATTGCGATCTTGCCTATTTCTTCAATAAATTTAGGATTGCGCATTTTCGGGTGGTTGTGTCCCACGGGATTGCTGGCAAAATAGCTGAAGAAATCAAGATAAGGTTTATTGGAACGGGCATCATAAAGTATCTGTCCCTGCGAGCGTTCGAGATCAACTACCATGTTGAAACCATCGGCTAGCAAGACTTGCCCTAAAACTTCGTGAACATCCTGTGGTGTAAATTTTTGAACATCATCTTTAGTATATTTTTTCATGACTACAAACTCCCTATGTTTCATAGGTTAATAAAAAATAAAGTGGTTTTTAAAGGAAATGATCAACCGCAAGGATCACCAAGAACCTTGTTCCGATACCGTAAGTCACGGTCGAAATTTAGTTCATATCTTTGCATAGCAATACATTAAGAGTTACGACGTCCGACTTTCGAACGCTGACTGGCTATTATAAATATACAATAAGAAAAGGCAAGTATTATTTGGACAGCTTTGGTTAAAGCGAAATAGTAGTCATCTATGAAATTTCACAAGAATTTAGGGTTTCTTGCGCCACGAGCGAATACCGTGTGGAGTTTTGATGAAGATAGGCGAAGCAAGAATATTGGTTGTATCAACTAAATCAATCGAACCGATAACAGGTGGAAGCTTAGTCATTATTACACCGTGACCCGCGCTCTCTGCATATGTTGAATCGATAATACGAAGGTCGATTATCTCATCACTATCTTGAACCTTAATGTATCCTATGGCTGGGGGCATGACTTCCATGTAGATAACAATGGGGTTAGTGCCGCACGGTTCATTTGTCACTGCCCATAATGTATCGATATGAATCCCTACAGTTCCACCAGAGAACGAAACACTGATATTGCCATTGGCGCCGGGTGCCAATTCTCCCGGAACCGAAGTCGAAGAGAATAATGGATTAGTATGTGTCGCTCCTGAGATACTAAGGGTATCGACTGTCTCGTCGGAATTAGCAACACCGACATCGATAAAAGCAGATTCCCCCATAACAGCATATCCCACAACCGAATCCGATGGATATCCTAAGAGCTCGAGGAATCTATGGCCTAAAGTAATGTTATAGTCATGACTCGTGGAAACATCGGCAAGATGTATCCTGGTTGAGCCGAGATCACCAGAGAGAAAATATAGATCATCGGTAGGGTCGAGTCCTCCGAAACGAAGCTTGGCGTTAAAAGTCCACTCCTCGCGTGGGATAAGAATAGCGCCACCATCGCTGTTAAATACCCATAACCAATAGCCCTGAGGATAATCTCCGAGGTCGAATTCCCATTCATCGTCGGAAAAAAGTCTATATGTGGCTGAAGGCAGGCCATCGAGCCACATCCTACAAGAACCTTGCCACGAACCCGAACCGTCTACGTTATGGGTTGCCAAGAAGCCGATATTACCTGAAAACGGGTTATAAAAGAATAATAATTTTGATTCATGGCCATTTTCGTAACCGGTATGCATTGACCAAGAATCGTAGTCGAACCACTCGGCCTCTGTTGTGGAATCGGTGATAACCGGTTCTACACAAATAGTGTCACCATCATAGACGATAAAAAAATAGCCGTCTGGGTATTCTGCAAATAAAGATATGGAGATGAAGAGTATAATTAATAAAGCACGTTTTGGCATACAGCCTCAGTTTTTGGTTTAATATATATTAACTTTTTTACAAATGTGTGTCAATAAATTTATTTAACTCATTAAGCAATGGCTTAATAATTGAATTACATATTTGTATTTAGGCTTTATAGGAAATCAGGTGCACAAATTCAACATTTAGTGAATAGTAAAAAATCCGTGACCTCGTTCTTCATCGGATAGCTGTTGAAAAACCATAACGATAGCTTATATTGAAATTCAAGGAGGCAGTATATGGTAGAAAAGCTTGCATATTGTGGATTGGATTGCGAGAGTTGCCCGATTTATATAGCTACTAAAACTGAAAATCCTATCGCGCGCGCCGCAATGAGAGAAGATATTGCTCGAATATGTTTCGAGAAATACGGCATGAATTATACATCGGAGGAGATAACAGATTGCGATGGCTGTAGAAATGATGGTAGGCTTTTTATCGAATGTGCCAACTGTGCGATTCGTGCTTGTGCTCGAACGCGTGAAGTAGAGAATTGTGCATTCTGTGATAATTATGCTTGCGAAAAATTGACAGCTCTTTTTGAAACCGATCCGTTATTTAAAGAAAATCTAGAGAAGATACGCGCGGAATCGGAATAGACTATTAGCACAGGATTTCCCCGTTTTCTATTGGTTCATTCTAGTTAGGATATTTTTAAATCTTAGAAAAAATAAATTTTTCCCTTGACATTGAGAGTGTATAGGATTACTATCCAACAGCTTTTTCCACGATGGATGGCTTAAGAGTCGAATCGCTATAGAGGAGGCTCGTATACAAGAAAGCATCCCGGGAGAAGGCTGTAGTTATTTATGCTTTGGTTTAGCCGTACAAAATCGGCACTTCCGTATGGAGGAGGCTAGATGGCCCAGCGTATTAGAATTAAGCTGCAGGCTTATGATCATGTTATTCTCGATAGATCTACCACAGAGATCGTCGAGACCGCTAAGAGGACAGGTGCTAAGATATCGGGTCCGGTCCCGTTGCCTACACATAGGCGCATTTACACTATCCTCCGTAGCACTAATGTTGACAAGAAAAGCAGAGAGCAGTTCGAGGTTAGAACACATAAGCGTTTGATTGATATTCTCGAGGCGAGCCAGGAAACGGTTGATGCGATGATGAAGATCGAATTACCGGCTGGCGTCGATATCGAGATTGTCGTATAATTCAAGCCGATTTGCGAACTGGGAGTTATAATGATCGGATTTATCGGCAAAAAGGTCGGAATGACCACCATATTCGACACGGATGGCACTGCAATACCGGTGACAATTCTCCGTGCCGGTCCTTGCGAGGTTATTCAAGTTAAATCGCCCGAGAAGGATGGCTATTCGGCTATTCAGCTTGGATTCGAGCCTACTAAGAAGAGAAAGCCCAAGCCCGAGTTGGGTCATTTTAAGAAGGCTGGAACTAAAGTCTATAAGAGGCTTCGGGAGTTTCGTGTAAGCGACCCGGAGAACTATTCCGTTGGGCAGATGATCACGGTAGAGCGTTTTAATATCGGTGATTCGGTTAATCTGGGCGGAATTTCCAAGGGTAAAGGTTTTCAGGGCTCAATAAAGCGCCATCATTTCAGCACTGGCCCGAAAAGTCACGGCCAGTCAAATAAATGGAGAGCGCCCGGATCACTCGGTCAGTCTTCGTCGCCTTCGAGAGTTTTCAAGGGTGTTCGTATGGCTGGAAGAATGGGCAATGAAAAGGTCACCATCCCCGGCTCGAAAATTATTAGTATCGATTCGGAGAATAACCTCATCCTCGTTAAAGGTTCTGTTGTAGGGCCGAGGGGCGGTTATATAACTATTGTAAAGGAGGGGTGATGATTATGCCCAAGGGAATACTCCTTGACCGTGAGGGAAAAAATATAGGTGAATTGGACCTTCCTCAGACCGCCTTCGGAATAGAGCCAAAGAGCGCAGTAGTTCATCAGTATGTTGAATGTTATCTTGCGAACCAGCGCCTCGGTCTTCATTGCAAGAAGACCAGTAGTGAGGTTTCTGGTGGTGGCCGTAAACCATGGCGCCAAAAAGGCACAGGGAGAGCGCGTGTAGGTTCTATCCGCTCGCCGCTCTGGAGACACGGTGGTGTTACTTTTGCTCCTAAGCCGCGTGATTATCGCAAGGCATTCCCGCGCAAGATGCGCAAGCTTGCTCTTGCTTCGGTTCTTTCAGCTCAATCAAAAAATGGTGGTGTTTATATCTTCGAGGATATCGATACCAAAAGCCATAAGACCGTAGAGCTTAGAAGCCTGTTACAAAATGTAGGAGTATTTGGGAAGAAGATTCTCATTGTCACCACTGTTCCTGAACACAATTTAGTATTGGCCGGCGGAAATCTTAAGGGCGTTAATGTCACATTTACCGGCGAACTCAATACATACCAGGTTCTCGACGCCGATGTATTTATGGTTACTAAAGGAGCCTTGGAGAAAATAGAGGAGCTCTGTGTTCGATGAGAGACCCCCGTAAGGTTTTGGTCAAACCTATATTGACCGAGAAATCGAATATGTTTAAGGAGACCGAGAATGTTTTCACATTCAAGGTTGCTAAAGATGCTAATAAAGAAGATATCAAAAGAAGCGTTGAAGCTATTTTCAAGGTTCATGTTACCAGTGTTCGCACGGCCAACTATATGGGTAAACCAAAGCGTCGTGGAAAATGGGAAGGCAGAAGATCATCTTGGAAAAAGGCTGTTATCAAACTCGCCCCTGGCGATAGGATAGATATCTTTGAAGGGCTATAAGCGAATTTTATAAGTGGAGAATATATAATATGGGTATCAAGCATTATAACCCGACAACACCATCACTAAGAACTCGTCGGACTTTGACATATTCGGAGCTTACTCCAGGCGCCAAGCCGGAGAAGAATTTGATAGTCAAGAGTCACCGTAGTGGTGGGAGAAACAATAATGGCAGAATCACCATGCGTCATCTTGGTGGTGGGAATAAAAAGCGTATTCGCGTGGTCGATTTTAAGCGCAATAAATATGGTATCCCCGCTAAAGTAGCTCAAATCGAATATGATCCTAACCGTTCCGCATTTATTGCCTTGCTCTCCTATGCCGATGGGGAAAAGAGATATATTCTCGCTCCAATCGGTGTTAAAGAAGGCGATACTTTGATGAGCGGTCCTGAAGCTGAGATTAAACCGGGTAACTCGCTTCCGCTTGGAAGTATGCCGGTGGGTTCCAGGATACACAATATCGAATTTAAACCCGGAAAAGGTGGCCAGGTGGTCCGCTCGGCCGGTGCTGTAGCTCAGATTGTTGGAAGAGAAAAGGATCATGTTATTATTAGACTTCCATCTGGAGAGATTCGCACTTTTAGGCGTGACTGCTATGCTACGCTTGGTCAGGTTGGGAACCTCGATCATTCTAATACAGTATTTGGCAAGGCCGGTGCAAGGAGATGGATCGGTAAACGCCCGAAGGTTCGCGGTATGGCTATGAACCCACATGATCATCCGCATGGTGGCGGAGAAGGCAGAGTTAAGGGATACAAGCAAGCAGTCACCCCTTGGGGTCAGCCTTGTAAGGGTTATAAGACCCGAAAAAAGAAGAAGAGTTCAGATAAATTTATTCTGAAGCGTCGAACAAGGTAATGGAGGATTAATGTCCAGATCGCTGAAAAAAGGCCCGTATATAGAGGACAATCTTTTCGAGAAGATCGAGGTGATGAATGAAAAAGGCGAAAGGAAGGTTATTAAGACCTGGTCTCGTCGTTCAACAATCTCACCTGAATTCGTCGGGCATACTATCGCAATCCATAATGGCCATAAATTTATTCCGGTTTATATATCTGAAAACATGGTTGGTCATAAACTCGGAGAATTCGCCCACACTCGTCTTTTCCGTGGGCACGGCGGCAAAAAGGCTGCACAGATGAAGAAAAAAGGCTAAGGTGAGATTATGTTAGCTAAAGCTCAAGCAAAGTTTCTAAGAATATCTCCATACAAATTAAGGTTGGTTGCCGATTTGGTTAGGGGCAAAAACGCTGAAGAAGCTATGAGAACAATTCCTTTCGTTAACAAAAAGGGATCCAAGTTAATTGAAAAGGTTTTGAAAAGCGCTATTGCTAACGCAATGGATCAGGGCGAAGCCTCTCTTCATGAGGACGAGCTTTATATTTCGAAGATAGTGATCGATGGCGGCCCAACTATGGCGCGGTTCAAAGCCGGCGCTCAAGGAAGAGTTAAACCGTTTAAACATAGAACGAGTCACATTTATATTGAACTTGATAAAAAAAAGTAGTTATTAACCGCATAGGCGGGAGGATAATTTGGGACAAAAAACCCATCCGATAGGACTTAGATTAGGCATCATTAAAACTTGGAACTCGAAGTGGTTTGCCCGCAAGGGAATTTATCGCTCGAACCTTCTCGAGGATATAAAACTTCGAGAGTTCATCCACGAGGAACTTAAAGATGCCGATGTTTCTACAATTGAGATTCTTCGTAGCCCGAAGAGCCTTACCCTCAATATTTTTACTGCCCGTCCGGGTGTAGTTATTGGCCAGGGCGGCCAGAGGGTCGAAACCTTTAAAAAGCAGCTAGAACAAAGGACTTCCAAAGAGGTCCACCTTAATGTTCTCGAGATTCGCAGGCCAGAAATGGATGCTACCCTTGTTGCGAAGACTATTGCCTCACAAATTGAGGGCAGGGTTTCGCACAGAAGGGCTATGAAACGCGCCATCCAATCGGCGATGCGTCTTGGGGCACAAGGCATTAAGGTTAAGTGTGGCGGAAGACTCGGCGGAGCTGAGATTGCTCGTTCGGAGGAGTATAAAGAGGGAAGGGTTCCTCTGCATACTCTAAGGGCAGACATCGACTTTGCAAGGGCTACCGCTCATACTACTGCTGGCTGTGTTGGTGTTAAGGTATGGATCTTCACCGAGGAGATACTCGGTGGCATGGATGAATATTGGGACAGGGCACTCAACGAGGAAAAGAACAAGAAGCGTTCGAGACCATCACCGGGTGGCTCTCAATCGCAGAGGAAAAGACCTCGTCGCCGTCGCAAAAAGCAAGATTAAAGGAGTCAAATAATGTTAATGCCAAAGCGCACAAAATACCGTAAGACTCAGCGCGGGAAGCGTCGTGGTCTTGCGATTCGCGGTGGCAAAATAAGTTTTGGCGATTACGGCATGAAAGCTATGGAATGCGGATGGATTACCGCAAACCAGATCGAAGCCGCGAGAGTCGCGATGACAAGACATATGAAGCGTGCTGGTCGCGTTTGGATTACGATATTTCCACATAAATCGGTTACTAAAACAGCCGCCGAAACTCGTATGGGTAAAGGTAAAGGGGCGCCAGATCATTGGGTAGCCGTAATTAAGCGCGGGAGAATTATGTTCGAGATCGCAGGTGTCGATGAGGCCGTCGCGAAGAGGGCTTTCGAGCTTGCTGCTCGTAAGCTTCCCATTAAAACTCGTTTTGTTGATAGAGAAAGAACGCCCGGAGGAACATTATGAGTATCACTAAGACATGGCAACTTAGAGAGATGAGTAGAGATGAACTCGTGCATCGTAAGCACGAACTTCTCGAAGAGGATTTTAATCTGCGGATGCAATCTGCAGTGAGTACTCCAAAAAATCCAAAGCGTCTCAGGGAAATAAGAAGGGAAGCTTCGCGAATATCCACTATTATTCATGAGGATGAAATTGGGATTAGAAAAATTGGAGTAAAAGCCCTTTAAAATGGGCGCCATTCTATCAAGGAGGGTAAATGTCAATTGAAAACAGAATTAGAGAGATTATTGTTGAAAAATTGGGAGTTAGCTCCGAACAAGTCGGATCAAATGCTCATTTTGTGGACGATCTTGGTGCTGATAGTCTAGATCAGGTCGAGCTGGTTATGGCCCTCGAAGAGGAATTCGATATTGAGATCCCCGACGAGGACGCAGAGAAGATTGGCACGGTTAGTGACGCAGTTAAATATATCAATAATTCACAGGCCGGTAAAGAGGGGTAAAAATATGAAAAGACGCGTTGTGGTGACTGGCCTCGGCGCGCTAACACCCCTCGGTAAGGAAGTGAATTCTTCTTGGACGGCCCTCATTGAGGGCTGTTCTGCTATTCGGAGGGTAGAGCGCTGGGATTCTTCGGCAATGGCAACTCAGATTGCAGGCCAAATTTCTGACGATTGGAATATTACCGAAATAATGGACATTCGTGAAGCTAGGAGAATGGATCATTTTGTCCAATATGCTCACTGGGCTTCTAATGAAGCTATCAACGATTCGAGGCTTCTGGAGTCTTCTTATGATCCCAATAGAATCGGAATTATTCTCGGAACTGGAATTGGTGGTATTGGCACATTCGAGGAACAACACCGTAAATTCATCGAAAAGGGTGTGCGAAGGGTTTCGCCTTTTTTTATAACGATGATGATTTCCGATATGGCGCCCGGAATGCTCGCAATTAAATATGGTTTTAAGGGAATCAATTACACTGTT comes from the bacterium genome and includes:
- the rpsS gene encoding 30S ribosomal protein S19 encodes the protein MSRSLKKGPYIEDNLFEKIEVMNEKGERKVIKTWSRRSTISPEFVGHTIAIHNGHKFIPVYISENMVGHKLGEFAHTRLFRGHGGKKAAQMKKKG
- the acpP gene encoding acyl carrier protein, which encodes MSIENRIREIIVEKLGVSSEQVGSNAHFVDDLGADSLDQVELVMALEEEFDIEIPDEDAEKIGTVSDAVKYINNSQAGKEG
- the rplB gene encoding 50S ribosomal protein L2: MGIKHYNPTTPSLRTRRTLTYSELTPGAKPEKNLIVKSHRSGGRNNNGRITMRHLGGGNKKRIRVVDFKRNKYGIPAKVAQIEYDPNRSAFIALLSYADGEKRYILAPIGVKEGDTLMSGPEAEIKPGNSLPLGSMPVGSRIHNIEFKPGKGGQVVRSAGAVAQIVGREKDHVIIRLPSGEIRTFRRDCYATLGQVGNLDHSNTVFGKAGARRWIGKRPKVRGMAMNPHDHPHGGGEGRVKGYKQAVTPWGQPCKGYKTRKKKKSSDKFILKRRTR
- a CDS encoding DUF3795 domain-containing protein; translation: MVEKLAYCGLDCESCPIYIATKTENPIARAAMREDIARICFEKYGMNYTSEEITDCDGCRNDGRLFIECANCAIRACARTREVENCAFCDNYACEKLTALFETDPLFKENLEKIRAESE
- a CDS encoding ATP-binding protein, with translation MKNEKQHLLPREISFDSFKDFFFPNVQTIDPKLKSTFYKQATASLSLIIIAVTALSLLMLALSLFSNISTFELIKTLLIIFAFFAAIIIVRRLFSIERLDYSLLVLTIFFILSWGVAKDVSNFGVEYNAYGWMFVSVVFFGLVFMPFMPKFSLILAVYCSVLYMVLWVLFVIPLVEPTIFLGSNAGNWFSGLLQNIQSGKSSMEQHHFYTATHFIVYFLFGGLAFIFRAANLRSYIKTVMIDKKLSNQEIELKAARALLLKPESQHLEFKSSARWDYRENKTNKELEKVIIKTIAGFMNSDGGILFIGVDDNGNAVGLEKDFNSLGKKDSDGFHAFIIRIISAHIGREYCENVRIFFHLIDNKEVCSVSVEPSQVPVFLEKHEGAFFVRTGNSTQRLNAKEALEYIGRHFQKT
- the rplP gene encoding 50S ribosomal protein L16 gives rise to the protein MLMPKRTKYRKTQRGKRRGLAIRGGKISFGDYGMKAMECGWITANQIEAARVAMTRHMKRAGRVWITIFPHKSVTKTAAETRMGKGKGAPDHWVAVIKRGRIMFEIAGVDEAVAKRAFELAARKLPIKTRFVDRERTPGGTL
- the rplC gene encoding 50S ribosomal protein L3, which produces MMIGFIGKKVGMTTIFDTDGTAIPVTILRAGPCEVIQVKSPEKDGYSAIQLGFEPTKKRKPKPELGHFKKAGTKVYKRLREFRVSDPENYSVGQMITVERFNIGDSVNLGGISKGKGFQGSIKRHHFSTGPKSHGQSNKWRAPGSLGQSSSPSRVFKGVRMAGRMGNEKVTIPGSKIISIDSENNLILVKGSVVGPRGGYITIVKEG
- the rplW gene encoding 50S ribosomal protein L23; this encodes MRDPRKVLVKPILTEKSNMFKETENVFTFKVAKDANKEDIKRSVEAIFKVHVTSVRTANYMGKPKRRGKWEGRRSSWKKAVIKLAPGDRIDIFEGL
- the lat gene encoding L-lysine 6-transaminase, yielding MKKYTKDDVQKFTPQDVHEVLGQVLLADGFNMVVDLERSQGQILYDARSNKPYLDFFSYFASNPVGHNHPKMRNPKFIEEIGKIAIHNPSNSDLYTVEMAKFVATFQRVAMPEGFEHLFIVAGGGLAVENALKSAMDWKVRKNLAKGVGTEKRPIGTKVAHLAQAFHGRTGYTLSLTNTADPRKYMYFASFDWPRVSIPAAKFPLEGDNLKDTIEVEKKTISELEAAFKADTDGICAFIMEPIQGEGGDNHFRPEFFKAVRELCDKYDVMLVFDEVQSGMGITGKMWAWQNHGVKPDIICFGKKAQVCGIIAGPRIDEVENNVFVESSRINSTWGGNLTDMVRCRKYLEIIEEDNLLENATKMGEILLNNLKIIQSKCDFVTNARGAGLMCAFDLPDAECRAKFLSACMDMGMIVLPCGTHSVRFRPSLNVEKADLDRAKAIIEEVLTNMVPCDY
- the rpsJ gene encoding 30S ribosomal protein S10 — its product is MAQRIRIKLQAYDHVILDRSTTEIVETAKRTGAKISGPVPLPTHRRIYTILRSTNVDKKSREQFEVRTHKRLIDILEASQETVDAMMKIELPAGVDIEIVV
- the rplD gene encoding 50S ribosomal protein L4: MPKGILLDREGKNIGELDLPQTAFGIEPKSAVVHQYVECYLANQRLGLHCKKTSSEVSGGGRKPWRQKGTGRARVGSIRSPLWRHGGVTFAPKPRDYRKAFPRKMRKLALASVLSAQSKNGGVYIFEDIDTKSHKTVELRSLLQNVGVFGKKILIVTTVPEHNLVLAGGNLKGVNVTFTGELNTYQVLDADVFMVTKGALEKIEELCVR
- the rplV gene encoding 50S ribosomal protein L22 → MLAKAQAKFLRISPYKLRLVADLVRGKNAEEAMRTIPFVNKKGSKLIEKVLKSAIANAMDQGEASLHEDELYISKIVIDGGPTMARFKAGAQGRVKPFKHRTSHIYIELDKKK
- the rpmC gene encoding 50S ribosomal protein L29, which gives rise to MSITKTWQLREMSRDELVHRKHELLEEDFNLRMQSAVSTPKNPKRLREIRREASRISTIIHEDEIGIRKIGVKAL
- the rpsC gene encoding 30S ribosomal protein S3, which gives rise to MGQKTHPIGLRLGIIKTWNSKWFARKGIYRSNLLEDIKLREFIHEELKDADVSTIEILRSPKSLTLNIFTARPGVVIGQGGQRVETFKKQLEQRTSKEVHLNVLEIRRPEMDATLVAKTIASQIEGRVSHRRAMKRAIQSAMRLGAQGIKVKCGGRLGGAEIARSEEYKEGRVPLHTLRADIDFARATAHTTAGCVGVKVWIFTEEILGGMDEYWDRALNEEKNKKRSRPSPGGSQSQRKRPRRRRKKQD